Proteins from one Juglans microcarpa x Juglans regia isolate MS1-56 chromosome 1S, Jm3101_v1.0, whole genome shotgun sequence genomic window:
- the LOC121246402 gene encoding ultraviolet-B receptor UVR8-like isoform X5 yields the protein MNGEGKGDDEAVKMEEAIRGKLVYMWGYLPGALPQRLPLTSPVAVRVPATINFAGDSWKDVCGGGCGFAMAISESGKLITWGSTDDLGQSYVTSGKHGETPEPFPLPTEALIVKAAAGWAHCVAVTESGEVYTWGWKECVPSGKVFVDPTLVASFEKDVFERQCSLTDQVGPLSQGSRTTGGTLLGTDARGGGEESTKRRRLSSAKQAAESSSSGDETLSASPCLVTLSPGVRIATVAAGGRHTLALSVSDTGQVWGWGYGGEGQLGLGSRIRMVSSPHPVPCIESSPCGKDRSILLSRGSMSSEGQGFRVPGSYVKGIACGGRHSAVITDAGALLAFGWGMYGQVACITFNHHISPGKVVESHFLAVLLDLHVGKVEHGGEKGTLDFQDGSFWGIIYYIYVNVLFFTLFVALCFD from the exons ATGAATGGGGAGGGTAAAGGGGACGACGAGGCTGTGAAAATGGAAGAGGCGATTAGGGGGAAATTAGTGTACATGTGGGGTTACCTTCCGGGAGCTTTGCCACAAAGGTTGCCGCTGACATCTCCGGTGGCAGTTAGAGTTCCGGCGACCATCAACTTTGCAGGGGACTCCTGGAAGGATGTTTGTGGAGGGGGTTGTGGATTTGCCATGGCCATATCTG AGTCCGGAAAGCTCATTACATGGGGTTCAACAGATGATCTAGGACAAAGCTATGTGACATCCGGGAAGCACGGG GAAACTCCGGAGCCTTTCCCTCTTCCAACTGAGGCTTTGATAGTGAAAGCTGCAGCAGGTTGGGCACATTGTGTTGCAGTAACAG AGAGTGGAGAAGTCTATACATGGGGATGGAAGGAGTGTGTTCCCTCTGGAAAGGTCTTCGTAGACCCAACTTTGGTGGCTAGCTTCGAAAAGGATGTTTTCGAGAGGCAGTGTTCATTGACAGACCAAG TAGGCCCTCTCTCTCAAGGCTCACGAACAACCGGTGGAACGCTATTAGGTACTGATGCTAGAGGAGGTGGAGAAGAAAGTACTAAACGAAGAAGACTATCTTCAGCAAAGCAAGCAGCTGAAAGTTCATCATCGGGTGATGAAACACTCTCGGCATCGCCATGCCTTGTAACGCTGAGCCCTGGAGTAAGGATAGCCACGGTTGCTGCCGGGGGGCGCCATACTTTAGCATTATCTG TTTCAGATACAGGACAGGTGTGGGGTTGGGGCTATGGAGGTGAAGGGCAGCTTGGTTTGGGTTCACGGATACGTATGGTGTCCTCTCCTCATCCTGTACCTTGCATAGAGTCCTCTCCTTGTGGAAAAGATAGATCCATATTACTCTCTAGAGGGAGCATGAGTTCTGAAGGACAGGGTTTTAGAGTTCCGGGAAGTTATGTGAAGGGCATTGCCTGTGGAGGGCGACATAGTGCAGTAATCACAG ATGCCGGAGCTCTACTTGCATTTGGTTGGGGAATGTATGGACAG GTGGCATGTATAACATTTAATCATCATATTTCTCCCGGGAAAGTAGTTGAGTCCCATTTCTTGGCTGTTCTTCTGGATTTGCATGTAGGCAAAGTTGAACATGGTGGAGAAAAAGGCACTTTAGATTTTCAAGATGGTTCATTCTGGGGGATAATCTACTATATTTATGTTAATGTTCTCTTTTTTACTCTCTTTGTTGCTTTATGTTTTGACTAA
- the LOC121246402 gene encoding ultraviolet-B receptor UVR8-like isoform X6 codes for MNGEGKGDDEAVKMEEAIRGKLVYMWGYLPGALPQRLPLTSPVAVRVPATINFAGDSWKDVCGGGCGFAMAISESGKLITWGSTDDLGQSYVTSGKHGETPEPFPLPTEALIVKAAAGWAHCVAVTESGEVYTWGWKECVPSGKVFVDPTLVASFEKDVFERQCSLTDQVGPLSQGSRTTGGTLLGTDARGGGEESTKRRRLSSAKQAAESSSSGDETLSASPCLVTLSPGVRIATVAAGGRHTLALSDAGALLAFGWGMYGQCGQGGTDDELSPTCVSSLLGVRIEGVAAGLWHTVCISADGDVYAFGGNQFGQLGTGGDQAETLPRLLDAPGQENMRAKILSCGARHSALITDDRKVFCWGWNKYGQLGLGDVIDRNIPSQVIIDGCIPKNVSCGWWHTLLLAESPT; via the exons ATGAATGGGGAGGGTAAAGGGGACGACGAGGCTGTGAAAATGGAAGAGGCGATTAGGGGGAAATTAGTGTACATGTGGGGTTACCTTCCGGGAGCTTTGCCACAAAGGTTGCCGCTGACATCTCCGGTGGCAGTTAGAGTTCCGGCGACCATCAACTTTGCAGGGGACTCCTGGAAGGATGTTTGTGGAGGGGGTTGTGGATTTGCCATGGCCATATCTG AGTCCGGAAAGCTCATTACATGGGGTTCAACAGATGATCTAGGACAAAGCTATGTGACATCCGGGAAGCACGGG GAAACTCCGGAGCCTTTCCCTCTTCCAACTGAGGCTTTGATAGTGAAAGCTGCAGCAGGTTGGGCACATTGTGTTGCAGTAACAG AGAGTGGAGAAGTCTATACATGGGGATGGAAGGAGTGTGTTCCCTCTGGAAAGGTCTTCGTAGACCCAACTTTGGTGGCTAGCTTCGAAAAGGATGTTTTCGAGAGGCAGTGTTCATTGACAGACCAAG TAGGCCCTCTCTCTCAAGGCTCACGAACAACCGGTGGAACGCTATTAGGTACTGATGCTAGAGGAGGTGGAGAAGAAAGTACTAAACGAAGAAGACTATCTTCAGCAAAGCAAGCAGCTGAAAGTTCATCATCGGGTGATGAAACACTCTCGGCATCGCCATGCCTTGTAACGCTGAGCCCTGGAGTAAGGATAGCCACGGTTGCTGCCGGGGGGCGCCATACTTTAGCATTATCTG ATGCCGGAGCTCTACTTGCATTTGGTTGGGGAATGTATGGACAG TGTGGGCAAGGGGGTACAGATGATGAGTTAAGCCCAACTTGCGTGTCTTCCTTACTTGGTGTCCGAATAGAGGGCGTTGCTGCAGGACTGTGGCACACAGTCTGTATATCTGCTGACGGTGATGTGTATGCATTTGGTGGGAATCAGTTTGGGCAGTTGGGAACTGGTGGTGATCAAGCCGAG ACCCTGCCGAGGCTATTGGATGCTCCAGGCCAGGAAAATATGCGTGCAAAAATTTTATCGTGTGGGGCACGTCACAGTGCCTTAATTACAG ACGATAGGAAAGTTTTCTGCTGGGGATGGAACAAATATGGGCAG CTTGGTTTGGGAGATGTGATCGACCGCAACATTCCTTCTCAAGTCATTATTGATGGCTGTATTCCTAAAAATGTTTCTTGCGGCTGGTGGCATACCCTTCTTCTCGCAGAATCTCCCACTTGA
- the LOC121246402 gene encoding ultraviolet-B receptor UVR8-like isoform X3: MNGEGKGDDEAVKMEEAIRGKLVYMWGYLPGALPQRLPLTSPVAVRVPATINFAGDSWKDVCGGGCGFAMAISESGKLITWGSTDDLGQSYVTSGKHGETPEPFPLPTEALIVKAAAGWAHCVAVTESGEVYTWGWKECVPSGKVFVDPTLVASFEKDVFERQCSLTDQVGPLSQGSRTTGGTLLGTDARGGGEESTKRRRLSSAKQAAESSSSGDETLSASPCLVTLSPGVRIATVAAGGRHTLALSDTGQVWGWGYGGEGQLGLGSRIRMVSSPHPVPCIESSPCGKDRSILLSRGSMSSEGQGFRVPGSYVKGIACGGRHSAVITDAGALLAFGWGMYGQCGQGGTDDELSPTCVSSLLGVRIEGVAAGLWHTVCISADGDVYAFGGNQFGQLGTGGDQAETLPRLLDAPGQENMRAKILSCGARHSALITDDRKVFCWGWNKYGQLGLGDVIDRNIPSQVIIDGCIPKNVSCGWWHTLLLAESPT; the protein is encoded by the exons ATGAATGGGGAGGGTAAAGGGGACGACGAGGCTGTGAAAATGGAAGAGGCGATTAGGGGGAAATTAGTGTACATGTGGGGTTACCTTCCGGGAGCTTTGCCACAAAGGTTGCCGCTGACATCTCCGGTGGCAGTTAGAGTTCCGGCGACCATCAACTTTGCAGGGGACTCCTGGAAGGATGTTTGTGGAGGGGGTTGTGGATTTGCCATGGCCATATCTG AGTCCGGAAAGCTCATTACATGGGGTTCAACAGATGATCTAGGACAAAGCTATGTGACATCCGGGAAGCACGGG GAAACTCCGGAGCCTTTCCCTCTTCCAACTGAGGCTTTGATAGTGAAAGCTGCAGCAGGTTGGGCACATTGTGTTGCAGTAACAG AGAGTGGAGAAGTCTATACATGGGGATGGAAGGAGTGTGTTCCCTCTGGAAAGGTCTTCGTAGACCCAACTTTGGTGGCTAGCTTCGAAAAGGATGTTTTCGAGAGGCAGTGTTCATTGACAGACCAAG TAGGCCCTCTCTCTCAAGGCTCACGAACAACCGGTGGAACGCTATTAGGTACTGATGCTAGAGGAGGTGGAGAAGAAAGTACTAAACGAAGAAGACTATCTTCAGCAAAGCAAGCAGCTGAAAGTTCATCATCGGGTGATGAAACACTCTCGGCATCGCCATGCCTTGTAACGCTGAGCCCTGGAGTAAGGATAGCCACGGTTGCTGCCGGGGGGCGCCATACTTTAGCATTATCTG ATACAGGACAGGTGTGGGGTTGGGGCTATGGAGGTGAAGGGCAGCTTGGTTTGGGTTCACGGATACGTATGGTGTCCTCTCCTCATCCTGTACCTTGCATAGAGTCCTCTCCTTGTGGAAAAGATAGATCCATATTACTCTCTAGAGGGAGCATGAGTTCTGAAGGACAGGGTTTTAGAGTTCCGGGAAGTTATGTGAAGGGCATTGCCTGTGGAGGGCGACATAGTGCAGTAATCACAG ATGCCGGAGCTCTACTTGCATTTGGTTGGGGAATGTATGGACAG TGTGGGCAAGGGGGTACAGATGATGAGTTAAGCCCAACTTGCGTGTCTTCCTTACTTGGTGTCCGAATAGAGGGCGTTGCTGCAGGACTGTGGCACACAGTCTGTATATCTGCTGACGGTGATGTGTATGCATTTGGTGGGAATCAGTTTGGGCAGTTGGGAACTGGTGGTGATCAAGCCGAG ACCCTGCCGAGGCTATTGGATGCTCCAGGCCAGGAAAATATGCGTGCAAAAATTTTATCGTGTGGGGCACGTCACAGTGCCTTAATTACAG ACGATAGGAAAGTTTTCTGCTGGGGATGGAACAAATATGGGCAG CTTGGTTTGGGAGATGTGATCGACCGCAACATTCCTTCTCAAGTCATTATTGATGGCTGTATTCCTAAAAATGTTTCTTGCGGCTGGTGGCATACCCTTCTTCTCGCAGAATCTCCCACTTGA
- the LOC121246402 gene encoding ultraviolet-B receptor UVR8-like isoform X2: MNGEGKGDDEAVKMEEAIRGKLVYMWGYLPGALPQRLPLTSPVAVRVPATINFAGDSWKDVCGGGCGFAMAISESGKLITWGSTDDLGQSYVTSGKHGETPEPFPLPTEALIVKAAAGWAHCVAVTESGEVYTWGWKECVPSGKVFVDPTLVASFEKDVFERQCSLTDQGPLSQGSRTTGGTLLGTDARGGGEESTKRRRLSSAKQAAESSSSGDETLSASPCLVTLSPGVRIATVAAGGRHTLALSVSDTGQVWGWGYGGEGQLGLGSRIRMVSSPHPVPCIESSPCGKDRSILLSRGSMSSEGQGFRVPGSYVKGIACGGRHSAVITDAGALLAFGWGMYGQCGQGGTDDELSPTCVSSLLGVRIEGVAAGLWHTVCISADGDVYAFGGNQFGQLGTGGDQAETLPRLLDAPGQENMRAKILSCGARHSALITDDRKVFCWGWNKYGQLGLGDVIDRNIPSQVIIDGCIPKNVSCGWWHTLLLAESPT, translated from the exons ATGAATGGGGAGGGTAAAGGGGACGACGAGGCTGTGAAAATGGAAGAGGCGATTAGGGGGAAATTAGTGTACATGTGGGGTTACCTTCCGGGAGCTTTGCCACAAAGGTTGCCGCTGACATCTCCGGTGGCAGTTAGAGTTCCGGCGACCATCAACTTTGCAGGGGACTCCTGGAAGGATGTTTGTGGAGGGGGTTGTGGATTTGCCATGGCCATATCTG AGTCCGGAAAGCTCATTACATGGGGTTCAACAGATGATCTAGGACAAAGCTATGTGACATCCGGGAAGCACGGG GAAACTCCGGAGCCTTTCCCTCTTCCAACTGAGGCTTTGATAGTGAAAGCTGCAGCAGGTTGGGCACATTGTGTTGCAGTAACAG AGAGTGGAGAAGTCTATACATGGGGATGGAAGGAGTGTGTTCCCTCTGGAAAGGTCTTCGTAGACCCAACTTTGGTGGCTAGCTTCGAAAAGGATGTTTTCGAGAGGCAGTGTTCATTGACAGACCAAG GCCCTCTCTCTCAAGGCTCACGAACAACCGGTGGAACGCTATTAGGTACTGATGCTAGAGGAGGTGGAGAAGAAAGTACTAAACGAAGAAGACTATCTTCAGCAAAGCAAGCAGCTGAAAGTTCATCATCGGGTGATGAAACACTCTCGGCATCGCCATGCCTTGTAACGCTGAGCCCTGGAGTAAGGATAGCCACGGTTGCTGCCGGGGGGCGCCATACTTTAGCATTATCTG TTTCAGATACAGGACAGGTGTGGGGTTGGGGCTATGGAGGTGAAGGGCAGCTTGGTTTGGGTTCACGGATACGTATGGTGTCCTCTCCTCATCCTGTACCTTGCATAGAGTCCTCTCCTTGTGGAAAAGATAGATCCATATTACTCTCTAGAGGGAGCATGAGTTCTGAAGGACAGGGTTTTAGAGTTCCGGGAAGTTATGTGAAGGGCATTGCCTGTGGAGGGCGACATAGTGCAGTAATCACAG ATGCCGGAGCTCTACTTGCATTTGGTTGGGGAATGTATGGACAG TGTGGGCAAGGGGGTACAGATGATGAGTTAAGCCCAACTTGCGTGTCTTCCTTACTTGGTGTCCGAATAGAGGGCGTTGCTGCAGGACTGTGGCACACAGTCTGTATATCTGCTGACGGTGATGTGTATGCATTTGGTGGGAATCAGTTTGGGCAGTTGGGAACTGGTGGTGATCAAGCCGAG ACCCTGCCGAGGCTATTGGATGCTCCAGGCCAGGAAAATATGCGTGCAAAAATTTTATCGTGTGGGGCACGTCACAGTGCCTTAATTACAG ACGATAGGAAAGTTTTCTGCTGGGGATGGAACAAATATGGGCAG CTTGGTTTGGGAGATGTGATCGACCGCAACATTCCTTCTCAAGTCATTATTGATGGCTGTATTCCTAAAAATGTTTCTTGCGGCTGGTGGCATACCCTTCTTCTCGCAGAATCTCCCACTTGA
- the LOC121246402 gene encoding ultraviolet-B receptor UVR8-like isoform X1, translated as MNGEGKGDDEAVKMEEAIRGKLVYMWGYLPGALPQRLPLTSPVAVRVPATINFAGDSWKDVCGGGCGFAMAISESGKLITWGSTDDLGQSYVTSGKHGETPEPFPLPTEALIVKAAAGWAHCVAVTESGEVYTWGWKECVPSGKVFVDPTLVASFEKDVFERQCSLTDQVGPLSQGSRTTGGTLLGTDARGGGEESTKRRRLSSAKQAAESSSSGDETLSASPCLVTLSPGVRIATVAAGGRHTLALSVSDTGQVWGWGYGGEGQLGLGSRIRMVSSPHPVPCIESSPCGKDRSILLSRGSMSSEGQGFRVPGSYVKGIACGGRHSAVITDAGALLAFGWGMYGQCGQGGTDDELSPTCVSSLLGVRIEGVAAGLWHTVCISADGDVYAFGGNQFGQLGTGGDQAETLPRLLDAPGQENMRAKILSCGARHSALITDDRKVFCWGWNKYGQLGLGDVIDRNIPSQVIIDGCIPKNVSCGWWHTLLLAESPT; from the exons ATGAATGGGGAGGGTAAAGGGGACGACGAGGCTGTGAAAATGGAAGAGGCGATTAGGGGGAAATTAGTGTACATGTGGGGTTACCTTCCGGGAGCTTTGCCACAAAGGTTGCCGCTGACATCTCCGGTGGCAGTTAGAGTTCCGGCGACCATCAACTTTGCAGGGGACTCCTGGAAGGATGTTTGTGGAGGGGGTTGTGGATTTGCCATGGCCATATCTG AGTCCGGAAAGCTCATTACATGGGGTTCAACAGATGATCTAGGACAAAGCTATGTGACATCCGGGAAGCACGGG GAAACTCCGGAGCCTTTCCCTCTTCCAACTGAGGCTTTGATAGTGAAAGCTGCAGCAGGTTGGGCACATTGTGTTGCAGTAACAG AGAGTGGAGAAGTCTATACATGGGGATGGAAGGAGTGTGTTCCCTCTGGAAAGGTCTTCGTAGACCCAACTTTGGTGGCTAGCTTCGAAAAGGATGTTTTCGAGAGGCAGTGTTCATTGACAGACCAAG TAGGCCCTCTCTCTCAAGGCTCACGAACAACCGGTGGAACGCTATTAGGTACTGATGCTAGAGGAGGTGGAGAAGAAAGTACTAAACGAAGAAGACTATCTTCAGCAAAGCAAGCAGCTGAAAGTTCATCATCGGGTGATGAAACACTCTCGGCATCGCCATGCCTTGTAACGCTGAGCCCTGGAGTAAGGATAGCCACGGTTGCTGCCGGGGGGCGCCATACTTTAGCATTATCTG TTTCAGATACAGGACAGGTGTGGGGTTGGGGCTATGGAGGTGAAGGGCAGCTTGGTTTGGGTTCACGGATACGTATGGTGTCCTCTCCTCATCCTGTACCTTGCATAGAGTCCTCTCCTTGTGGAAAAGATAGATCCATATTACTCTCTAGAGGGAGCATGAGTTCTGAAGGACAGGGTTTTAGAGTTCCGGGAAGTTATGTGAAGGGCATTGCCTGTGGAGGGCGACATAGTGCAGTAATCACAG ATGCCGGAGCTCTACTTGCATTTGGTTGGGGAATGTATGGACAG TGTGGGCAAGGGGGTACAGATGATGAGTTAAGCCCAACTTGCGTGTCTTCCTTACTTGGTGTCCGAATAGAGGGCGTTGCTGCAGGACTGTGGCACACAGTCTGTATATCTGCTGACGGTGATGTGTATGCATTTGGTGGGAATCAGTTTGGGCAGTTGGGAACTGGTGGTGATCAAGCCGAG ACCCTGCCGAGGCTATTGGATGCTCCAGGCCAGGAAAATATGCGTGCAAAAATTTTATCGTGTGGGGCACGTCACAGTGCCTTAATTACAG ACGATAGGAAAGTTTTCTGCTGGGGATGGAACAAATATGGGCAG CTTGGTTTGGGAGATGTGATCGACCGCAACATTCCTTCTCAAGTCATTATTGATGGCTGTATTCCTAAAAATGTTTCTTGCGGCTGGTGGCATACCCTTCTTCTCGCAGAATCTCCCACTTGA
- the LOC121246479 gene encoding BTB/POZ and MATH domain-containing protein 3-like — FFGLVGNPNIDKLVIKDIDAFIFKAMLLFIYTDKLPNVDKVESTTTICSSTIMVQHLWAAADLYNLDRLKLLCESELCKAINIDTVATILALAEQHHCPQLKAICLKFTANPENLGAVMKSGAFRHLEESCPTLLSELLATFASIDENSNSLSNRKRSSSNTFGMDLAVDGAEAESANPNGRCQRRRL, encoded by the exons TTTTTTGGACTTGTTGGGAATCCTAACATAGATAAACTAGTCATAAAGGACATTGATGCCTTCATCTTCAAG GCTATGCTTCTCTTTATCTACACAGACAAACTTCCCAATGTAGACAAAGTTGAGAGCACGACAACTATTTGCTCGTCCACTATCATGGTGCAGCATCTATGGGCTGCTGCTGACCTATATAATCTGGATCGACTGAAATTATTATGTGAATCAGAACTGTGTAAAGCAATTAATATCGACACAGTGGCGACAATACTTGCCCTAGCCGAGCAACACCACTGTCCACAGCTTAAGGCCATCTGTTTAAAGTTCACTGCCAATCCAGAAAACTTGGGAG CGGTAATGAAGTCTGGAGCATTCAGGCACTTGGAGGAGAGCTGCCCGACGTTGTTGTCAGAGCTGCTGGCAACATTTGCATCGATAGACGAGAATTCAAATTCTCTATCGAATCGGAAGAGGAGTAGCAGCAACACGTTCGGGATGGATCTAGCAGTAGATGGGGCTGAAGCAGAATCGGCTAATCCTAATGGCCGGTGCCAAAGGAGGCGATTGTAG
- the LOC121246402 gene encoding ultraviolet-B receptor UVR8-like isoform X4 → MNGEGKGDDEAVKMEEAIRGKLVYMWGYLPGALPQRLPLTSPVAVRVPATINFAGDSWKDVCGGGCGFAMAISESGKLITWGSTDDLGQSYVTSGKHGETPEPFPLPTEALIVKAAAGWAHCVAVTESGEVYTWGWKECVPSGKVFVDPTLVASFEKDVFERQCSLTDQGPLSQGSRTTGGTLLGTDARGGGEESTKRRRLSSAKQAAESSSSGDETLSASPCLVTLSPGVRIATVAAGGRHTLALSDTGQVWGWGYGGEGQLGLGSRIRMVSSPHPVPCIESSPCGKDRSILLSRGSMSSEGQGFRVPGSYVKGIACGGRHSAVITDAGALLAFGWGMYGQCGQGGTDDELSPTCVSSLLGVRIEGVAAGLWHTVCISADGDVYAFGGNQFGQLGTGGDQAETLPRLLDAPGQENMRAKILSCGARHSALITDDRKVFCWGWNKYGQLGLGDVIDRNIPSQVIIDGCIPKNVSCGWWHTLLLAESPT, encoded by the exons ATGAATGGGGAGGGTAAAGGGGACGACGAGGCTGTGAAAATGGAAGAGGCGATTAGGGGGAAATTAGTGTACATGTGGGGTTACCTTCCGGGAGCTTTGCCACAAAGGTTGCCGCTGACATCTCCGGTGGCAGTTAGAGTTCCGGCGACCATCAACTTTGCAGGGGACTCCTGGAAGGATGTTTGTGGAGGGGGTTGTGGATTTGCCATGGCCATATCTG AGTCCGGAAAGCTCATTACATGGGGTTCAACAGATGATCTAGGACAAAGCTATGTGACATCCGGGAAGCACGGG GAAACTCCGGAGCCTTTCCCTCTTCCAACTGAGGCTTTGATAGTGAAAGCTGCAGCAGGTTGGGCACATTGTGTTGCAGTAACAG AGAGTGGAGAAGTCTATACATGGGGATGGAAGGAGTGTGTTCCCTCTGGAAAGGTCTTCGTAGACCCAACTTTGGTGGCTAGCTTCGAAAAGGATGTTTTCGAGAGGCAGTGTTCATTGACAGACCAAG GCCCTCTCTCTCAAGGCTCACGAACAACCGGTGGAACGCTATTAGGTACTGATGCTAGAGGAGGTGGAGAAGAAAGTACTAAACGAAGAAGACTATCTTCAGCAAAGCAAGCAGCTGAAAGTTCATCATCGGGTGATGAAACACTCTCGGCATCGCCATGCCTTGTAACGCTGAGCCCTGGAGTAAGGATAGCCACGGTTGCTGCCGGGGGGCGCCATACTTTAGCATTATCTG ATACAGGACAGGTGTGGGGTTGGGGCTATGGAGGTGAAGGGCAGCTTGGTTTGGGTTCACGGATACGTATGGTGTCCTCTCCTCATCCTGTACCTTGCATAGAGTCCTCTCCTTGTGGAAAAGATAGATCCATATTACTCTCTAGAGGGAGCATGAGTTCTGAAGGACAGGGTTTTAGAGTTCCGGGAAGTTATGTGAAGGGCATTGCCTGTGGAGGGCGACATAGTGCAGTAATCACAG ATGCCGGAGCTCTACTTGCATTTGGTTGGGGAATGTATGGACAG TGTGGGCAAGGGGGTACAGATGATGAGTTAAGCCCAACTTGCGTGTCTTCCTTACTTGGTGTCCGAATAGAGGGCGTTGCTGCAGGACTGTGGCACACAGTCTGTATATCTGCTGACGGTGATGTGTATGCATTTGGTGGGAATCAGTTTGGGCAGTTGGGAACTGGTGGTGATCAAGCCGAG ACCCTGCCGAGGCTATTGGATGCTCCAGGCCAGGAAAATATGCGTGCAAAAATTTTATCGTGTGGGGCACGTCACAGTGCCTTAATTACAG ACGATAGGAAAGTTTTCTGCTGGGGATGGAACAAATATGGGCAG CTTGGTTTGGGAGATGTGATCGACCGCAACATTCCTTCTCAAGTCATTATTGATGGCTGTATTCCTAAAAATGTTTCTTGCGGCTGGTGGCATACCCTTCTTCTCGCAGAATCTCCCACTTGA